GCGGCTCTTTTCCTTCACGGTCTAATTTATTGATAAATGTTAGGATGGGAATACCGCGCATACGACAAACTTTAAAAAGTTTAAGCGTTTGTGCTTCAATCCCTTTTGTTCCGTCAATAACCATGACCGCACTGTCTACAGCCGTTAAGGTACGATACGTATCCTCACTGAAGTCTTCGTGTCCTGGTGTATCCAAGATGTTAATAAAGTGATCTTTATACTCAAACTGCATAACACTTGATGTAACCGAAATTCCACGTTGTTTTTCGATTTCCATCCAGTCAGATGTAGCAAACTTGCCTGATTTTTTTCCTTTAACCGTTCCGGCTGAACGAATCATTCCACCCAGTAACAGCATTTTTTCTGTTAACGTTGTTTTCCCGGCATCCGGGTGAGAAATAATGGCGAATGTACGACGTGAATCGACCATCGTTTCTTGAAGTTGGTTGCTCATACGTTTTAAAATCCTTTCTGCTCTACAATTCCTATTTTCATCATTTCATTATACGCTTTTTTTATACTGCGTGACTAGTTTTTTTCATATTTGAATACTTCTGCAAAATCAAAGAAATCGTCAACAAGGTGTAAAAAGCGAACAAGAAAAGACCCCTTTTATAAAAGGGGCCTTCTCCCAGTTTAGTTTAACGAACGACCAGAGAAACGTTCTGCTGATCGGCTTAAACTTTATAAAAAAAATTACTTTTGAACGTTAGCAGCTTGTGGTCCACGGTTGCCTTCAACGATTTCAAATGTAACTTCTTGACCTTCTTCTAAAGTTTTGAAACCTTCGCCTTGGATAGCAGAGAAGTGTACGAATACATCGTCTTGTCCTTCTACTTCGATGAAACCGAAACCTTTTTCAGCGTTGAACCATTTTACTTTACCTTGTAACATATCTCTTTTCCTCCTTGTGTGACAATCCACACATTGTGTATTACTCTATTCCTGCTCTTACAATAAGTCAAGACGAACACTTCGAACTATCCTTACCGAACAAAAATAAGCACCTTTATTGTAACAAATCCTCCAAAAAATTTCAAAGGAATTTGCACATTCTTTTTGTTCGCTTCTATCCCTTACCTACAGCCTTTCTACCCCTTTTTAAGCAGCCGAATGTGAACGAATTATCCGCACTTCTTCTTGATTTTTCTTCTTGTATAACGATCCTTTAAATGGATAACGCTATAGAGATAAATACTCTTTCTATTTATGAGAAAGCAGGTGACATCACAAGCGATGGAAGACATTCTTTTGTCCCTTCTTAGAACCTTTGTTTCTTTTATTATCTTAAGCATTACAACTTTCCTGATTGGAAAACAAATTAACACGCATAATAATCATTTTACATTTGCAATGTCCATCATTATTGGATCGTTCATCGCAAATATGGGATTTGATTTAAAATTAAAATTTCTGCCGATGTTCGCTTCTTTTGCTTTTCTTGTGGCCATTCATTTTCTTTTAGCATCAACAGCTCTAAAAAGCAGGCGCTTACGAAAATGGATTACAGGCCGCCCGACGGTTATTATGGAAAAAGGAAAGCTTCTTGAAGCAAATATGAAAAAAGTCAAATATTCCATTGACGACTTGAATCAGCATTTACGAGAACTAGGAACGTTCAACATTGCTGAAGTAGAATTTGCTGTTTTAGAAGTAAGCGGAAAACTGTCGGTATTAAAGAAAACTGCTTATCAAAACATTGCCAAACAGGACGTTTTGTCTAAGCCGTTTAAAGAAATGAATTTACCGGTAGAACTCATCATGGACGGAGAAATTATTCATAAAAATTTAACATCTCAATATACCGAACAATGGATCAACCTTAAGCTTTCAAATCGTCAGCTTCAGTTGAACCAAGTGCTGTATGCAGTTGTGTCAACAAACGGCATGCTCTATGTAGATGAGTATAAAGATCAGCTGTCCGCTCCTACAGACAGAGAATAAGGTTGAGACATAACTAAACGAGTTTGATTCTTCATAAAGAATCAAACTCGTTCGGATAAAATACGTTTGTCCCAGTTTTACTGTGCCATTTCTTCAACTGTTCCTTCTTTTAAGCCATAATAGTTCCGCTCAAATCGCTTTATTTCTTGATCATAGCGGCGTACTTTTGCATCGGCTAGCTGGCGGCTTTGTTTTGTTTCTTCAAGCAGCTCGACCTGCTGATTAATTTGAAAAATAGTCGTCGTCAGCTCGTCTTGATAATCATAAATTTCATTTTGAATATCCACGCATACGGGCAAGCGATTTGCTAAAATAAAGTCCGTCATTTGCATAAGCACTTTTTTACGCTCTACTTCTTTCACTTTGCTTTTGACAGCTCGTTCTGCAGAACGGAACGTCAGCCTTACTTTAGAGAAGAAGTCACCTTTAATCGAAAGCTTGCGCTGCAGTTCTTCTACATCCTGTTTTAATGATTCATGCTCTTCAATCATTTTTTGAAGCACAAGCCCTCCGTTTAACGATGTGAGCTCCATTTCATCAAGCTGATGGCGAATGGCTGTTTTGAGCGTTTCAATTTGTTTCACCGTCTTTTTCTCCGTAGCGCGGAGCTGCTTAACATACTGCTCTGTTTTATAAATAAAGTTGTCTAACCGTTCACGATCAAACAGTGACTGCTCTTTCTTTTTTACATAATCTTGATACGTTGTGTGTACAGATGACCACTTGATCAATAGAGACTGATAATTCAACAGCTCATCCTGATGCTCAAGCTTGTACGTCCACATCAGCTGAACAACTACTAATAACAGCGGTAAAAACGTTCCAGCTTCTTTGCGTTTTGCAATAATTTCATGACTTTCAAAGCTCGCCATTAAAAAAAGCGGCGCATTCATACTAAATAGCAGTGCTGGCGGGTAATTAACGGGAATAAAGATACTCATTACGGTTGCCATAAGGCCTGAAATAGCAGGGTATGCGTGCGGAGGAAGCTGTTTGTATAGCTCGATTGTCCCTTTTTTTTGCAGCAGTTTCACAAGCGCTGCCTGCTGATATTCTCCTAATACATCAATCATTCTTTCCTGATACATGGGAGGAAGCTGCTCAATCCAATTCATCAGCTGCTGCTGAAACACAGCTTGCTGACGATTTGTAGCAATCATGTATTGCGAATCAATTAGATGAAAGAACAGTCGGATTTGATGGCGCATTACGTCTTCTAGCGTATGACAGCGTGCAATTGAAAACAGCTCATTGTATTTAGATACAAGCAAATTTCCAATGTTATCGCTTAACTCGTACAGCTCGCCGTTTGTTGTAGCATGAGAAACGGGAAGTTCAAAAAACTTCGCCATTTCAAGCAAAATATGCAGATGCATGTCTACTTCAGGCTGTTTTTCAAGCAATTTCATTTCTTCTACCAATGATGCTTGAAAATCCGTATGCTCCGTTTGCTGATACTGTGCTGACATTTCCGTATAAATGCGGTGGTCACATAACACATAAGCAGCTCTTAGGATATCGCCTTTAGACGTAAGCAACCCATACAATAACTGTTGTCCGTTCATCTTCACACCGTCCTTCATTAAATTTTCTTACTATAGCTTTCTATCATTTTATACTTTTTCTATAAATTCGATGCAATAGTTCAAATTTCCTGTTATCTTTCTTCTTGCTTTCTTAATACGAAGAGTGCCGTCCAACATGACATCAGTGCAGGCGGGATCATCCAAGTCATATATCGCCACTCACCGGTCACAAGCGCCATAATGAGAAAGATGAGCGGAAAACCTATTAGTACTATGATAACACGTGCTCGGCTTACCGATTTTTTCATCGTGCATCGCCCCTTCTGTTCGTCCCTTATTCTTATAATACCCTTTCGCTTCTCTAGCATTAAACACCTTTATAAACCGTTCGTACATTTCTTTGTTTTCTAGACAGTCTATGACATAAGTTTTAAAAAAGAACAGAGGATACCTCTTACTTTGGTGAATCTCGTAAGTAGCTTTTATGTTTTGACAAGCTAAATCGAGAAAAATGTGTTATGGTAAAAGAAAATTTCGTTTTTACTACCT
The genomic region above belongs to Priestia megaterium and contains:
- the cspD gene encoding cold-shock protein CspD, which produces MLQGKVKWFNAEKGFGFIEVEGQDDVFVHFSAIQGEGFKTLEEGQEVTFEIVEGNRGPQAANVQK
- a CDS encoding DUF421 domain-containing protein, which encodes MTSQAMEDILLSLLRTFVSFIILSITTFLIGKQINTHNNHFTFAMSIIIGSFIANMGFDLKLKFLPMFASFAFLVAIHFLLASTALKSRRLRKWITGRPTVIMEKGKLLEANMKKVKYSIDDLNQHLRELGTFNIAEVEFAVLEVSGKLSVLKKTAYQNIAKQDVLSKPFKEMNLPVELIMDGEIIHKNLTSQYTEQWINLKLSNRQLQLNQVLYAVVSTNGMLYVDEYKDQLSAPTDRE